In the Brucella anthropi ATCC 49188 genome, one interval contains:
- a CDS encoding aminotransferase-like domain-containing protein, translated as MISTGLLRSLEAVEAAYASGEIERGDENATADRTPLVEKVMGIIRGRITAMSLAPGARLPSIRRLAEAMNVSKSTVVEAYDRLVAEGIIQSRRGAGFYVSERARQPFSLAINTPHKERQIDPFWVMRQSLEADDTALKPGCGWLPDTWLPQEAIRRAMRAVARDEGSNIATYGEPLGFRPLRQHLAHRLGEQGIDVSSGEILLADSGTQAIDLICRYLLQPGDTVLVDDPCYFNFQAVLLTHRVKLIGVPYTHTGPDLEAFAKAASEHAPKLYISNAGLHNPTGGSMTPATAHRLLKLAEAHGVTLVEDNIFGDFHPSPTPLLAELDGFDRVLHVGSFSKTLSAAARVGYIAGRRDWIDGLTDLKLATSFGGNVLSQQIVHALLTDGAYRRHVDSLRAKLADAMTLIASRLKAEGLTLWTEPQGGMFLWAELPAGLDSGQIARHALDKGVVLAPGNVFSPSHTASRFLRFNVAQSLEPYIFAVLRDAMRDARTKTDS; from the coding sequence ATGATTTCGACGGGCCTTCTGCGCAGCCTCGAAGCTGTAGAAGCTGCTTACGCAAGCGGAGAAATCGAGCGTGGCGATGAAAACGCTACCGCCGACAGGACGCCGCTCGTTGAAAAGGTGATGGGCATTATTCGCGGACGCATTACGGCGATGAGCCTTGCGCCGGGTGCGCGACTGCCTTCCATCCGTCGCCTCGCCGAAGCGATGAATGTCTCGAAATCCACTGTCGTTGAAGCCTATGACAGGCTGGTGGCGGAAGGCATAATTCAGTCGCGCCGCGGTGCCGGTTTCTATGTTTCGGAGCGCGCTCGCCAGCCATTTTCGCTGGCCATCAACACACCGCACAAGGAGCGCCAGATCGATCCTTTCTGGGTCATGCGACAGTCACTTGAGGCAGACGACACCGCACTTAAACCGGGGTGCGGATGGCTACCCGACACGTGGCTTCCACAGGAAGCGATCCGCCGGGCGATGCGCGCGGTTGCTCGCGACGAGGGGAGCAATATTGCCACCTATGGCGAACCGCTCGGTTTCCGGCCCCTGCGCCAGCACCTTGCTCACCGACTCGGTGAACAAGGCATCGACGTTTCGAGCGGAGAAATATTGCTGGCCGATTCCGGCACGCAGGCCATCGACCTGATCTGCCGTTATCTGTTGCAACCGGGCGATACGGTTCTGGTCGATGATCCCTGCTACTTCAACTTTCAGGCCGTGCTTCTGACACACCGTGTAAAACTGATCGGTGTGCCCTATACCCATACCGGCCCGGACCTCGAAGCCTTTGCGAAAGCAGCCAGCGAACACGCGCCGAAACTCTATATATCCAATGCCGGATTGCATAACCCGACCGGCGGTTCGATGACGCCAGCCACGGCCCACCGGCTGCTGAAGCTCGCCGAAGCGCATGGCGTCACGCTGGTCGAAGATAATATCTTCGGCGACTTCCACCCCTCGCCTACCCCGCTTCTTGCCGAACTGGACGGGTTCGACCGCGTCCTGCATGTTGGCAGTTTCTCCAAGACGCTGTCCGCCGCAGCCCGCGTCGGCTATATCGCCGGACGTCGCGACTGGATCGACGGGCTGACCGACCTGAAGCTCGCCACCAGCTTCGGGGGCAATGTGTTGTCGCAACAGATTGTGCATGCGCTCTTGACCGATGGTGCCTACCGCCGCCACGTGGACAGCCTGCGCGCCAAACTGGCCGATGCGATGACACTCATCGCCAGCCGCCTGAAGGCAGAGGGCCTCACGCTGTGGACCGAGCCGCAAGGCGGCATGTTTCTATGGGCCGAATTGCCCGCTGGGCTGGACTCCGGCCAGATTGCGCGGCATGCTCTGGACAAAGGCGTCGTGCTTGCGCCCGGCAACGTCTTCAGCCCGTCACATACGGCCAGCCGTTTCCTGCGCTTCAACGTTGCGCAATCGCTGGAGCCGTACATTTTCGCTGTGCTGCGCGATGCGATGAGAGACGCGCGCACCAAAACCGACAGCTGA
- a CDS encoding DMT family transporter, translating to MRENVGNKTAGWVNGFLGVLIFSGSLPATRLAVIDIDPTFLTMARASIAGLLGMALLLAFREPFPRRTDAISLIVVALGVVVGFPLLTGLALQHMTSAHAIVFIGLLPLATAIFAVLRGGEHPRPMFWLFSVVGSLIVASYAYGQGSQSTLLGDVLMLAAVIVCGLGYAEGAQLSRRLGGWQVICWALVFSLPVMLPLSVLTRPETWAGIGTPAWISLGYVSLFSMLIGFFFWYRGLAQGGAATVGQLQLLQPFFGLMLAAGIAGEPVSMGMVATAAVVVVCVAGAKKFA from the coding sequence ATGCGTGAGAATGTTGGGAATAAGACCGCCGGATGGGTCAACGGGTTTTTGGGCGTGTTGATTTTTTCCGGCTCGCTGCCGGCAACACGGCTGGCGGTGATCGATATCGATCCGACGTTTCTGACAATGGCGCGAGCGTCTATCGCGGGACTGCTTGGCATGGCGCTTCTGCTGGCGTTTCGGGAACCTTTTCCCCGCCGCACCGATGCCATCTCGTTGATTGTGGTGGCGCTTGGCGTGGTCGTCGGTTTCCCGCTTCTGACGGGGCTTGCCCTTCAGCACATGACGTCTGCCCACGCGATTGTCTTCATCGGGCTGCTCCCGCTCGCCACGGCAATCTTCGCTGTCCTGCGCGGTGGAGAGCATCCGCGCCCGATGTTCTGGCTGTTTTCAGTGGTTGGAAGCCTCATTGTCGCTTCCTATGCCTATGGGCAGGGAAGCCAGTCCACGCTTCTGGGTGACGTGCTGATGCTCGCTGCCGTTATCGTCTGCGGTCTGGGCTATGCCGAAGGCGCGCAGCTTTCGCGCAGGCTCGGCGGCTGGCAGGTTATCTGCTGGGCGCTGGTGTTCTCGCTGCCGGTCATGCTGCCGCTGAGTGTCTTGACGCGTCCGGAGACATGGGCGGGCATCGGTACGCCAGCCTGGATAAGCCTCGGCTATGTCTCGTTGTTTTCGATGCTGATCGGCTTCTTCTTCTGGTATCGCGGCCTTGCGCAGGGCGGTGCCGCCACTGTCGGCCAGTTACAGCTTCTCCAGCCTTTCTTTGGCCTTATGCTGGCTGCCGGTATTGCGGGGGAACCCGTCAGTATGGGTATGGTCGCGACGGCAGCGGTGGTCGTCGTGTGTGTGGCGGGTGCGAAGAAATTTGCTTAA
- a CDS encoding class I SAM-dependent methyltransferase, with amino-acid sequence MLDPAHKSARDFILANTSLQAPPHVPEIRLHLADEAHDLWHKTEEELATIGLPPPFWAFAWAGGQGVARYILDHQETVKDKTVLDFASGSGLVAIAAMQAGASSVLASDIDPFALPAIEINASANGVSVLPSLDDLIGQDGGWDVILAGDVFYEKPLAERLIPWFSKLAERGARIVVGDPGRAYLPKDRLQQLAVYTVPVTRALEDAEVKRTTVWAFI; translated from the coding sequence ATGCTCGATCCGGCACATAAAAGCGCGCGTGATTTCATTCTGGCCAATACCAGCCTGCAAGCGCCGCCGCACGTGCCGGAAATTCGTCTGCATCTGGCCGATGAAGCGCACGACCTTTGGCACAAGACCGAGGAAGAGCTTGCTACAATCGGCCTGCCACCGCCCTTCTGGGCTTTCGCCTGGGCTGGTGGTCAGGGTGTGGCACGCTATATCCTTGATCATCAAGAAACGGTGAAAGACAAGACGGTACTCGATTTTGCATCCGGTTCCGGCCTTGTCGCCATTGCCGCCATGCAGGCAGGCGCGTCGAGCGTGCTGGCGTCGGACATCGACCCCTTCGCGCTTCCGGCCATCGAGATCAATGCATCGGCCAATGGCGTGTCGGTGCTCCCCTCATTGGATGACCTCATCGGGCAGGACGGTGGTTGGGATGTGATCCTGGCAGGCGATGTCTTTTATGAAAAGCCGCTCGCCGAGCGGCTTATTCCCTGGTTTTCAAAACTTGCCGAACGTGGCGCCCGTATCGTCGTCGGCGATCCGGGACGCGCCTATCTACCGAAAGACCGGCTGCAGCAACTTGCCGTCTATACCGTGCCCGTCACCCGCGCCCTTGAAGACGCTGAAGTGAAGCGAACGACCGTCTGGGCGTTTATTTAA
- a CDS encoding EVE domain-containing protein, whose amino-acid sequence MAYWLFKSEPFKWSWEMQKARGEKGEQWDGVRNYLARNNMRAMKLGDKGFFYHSNEGLEVVGIVEVCALAHHDSTTDDPRWECVDIRAVRDMPKPVTLKDVKANPKLEKMALVTSMRLSVQPVTEDEWIEVCRMGGLDAKSALA is encoded by the coding sequence ATGGCTTACTGGCTGTTCAAATCCGAACCGTTCAAATGGTCATGGGAAATGCAGAAAGCCCGTGGCGAAAAAGGCGAGCAATGGGACGGCGTGCGCAATTATCTGGCGCGCAACAACATGCGCGCCATGAAACTGGGCGACAAGGGCTTCTTCTATCATTCCAACGAAGGGCTGGAAGTCGTCGGCATCGTCGAGGTCTGTGCGCTGGCGCATCATGACAGCACGACGGACGATCCGCGCTGGGAATGCGTGGATATCAGAGCTGTGCGCGACATGCCGAAGCCGGTAACGCTGAAAGATGTGAAAGCCAATCCGAAGCTAGAGAAGATGGCGCTCGTCACCTCGATGCGTCTTTCGGTGCAGCCAGTGACGGAAGATGAATGGATCGAAGTCTGCCGCATGGGCGGACTGGACGCAAAGAGCGCTTTGGCATGA
- a CDS encoding YciI-like protein, with product MLFALLCNDKPDHLQVRLDTRPAHLDYLKGLGDGLKFAGPFLGEDGKPNGSLVVVEAADKAAAEKIAANDPYALAGLFQNVTVRPWNWAINNPANA from the coding sequence ATGCTTTTTGCTCTTCTGTGCAACGACAAGCCGGACCATCTGCAAGTGCGCCTCGATACGCGCCCTGCACATCTCGACTATCTCAAGGGTCTTGGTGACGGGCTGAAGTTCGCAGGCCCCTTCCTCGGTGAAGACGGCAAGCCAAACGGCAGTCTGGTCGTTGTCGAAGCTGCCGACAAGGCGGCAGCAGAAAAGATCGCTGCCAATGATCCTTACGCACTGGCAGGCCTGTTTCAGAACGTAACCGTGCGTCCGTGGAATTGGGCGATCAACAATCCCGCCAACGCTTGA
- a CDS encoding NAD(P)H-dependent glycerol-3-phosphate dehydrogenase yields the protein MSEKTSKIAILGGGAWGTALAAMACSSGHDTWLYARDEAMVEAINRTHRNPRYLGEIELPGAINASTDVAAVAEHADAVLAVIPAQAMRAGLSQLSSLIPQTAPVVLCAKGIERSTGRLMSEIVAEVLPNHRIAALSGPSFATDVAKGLPTAVTVACEEAAIADRLAALLSGPAFRCYSTTDLKGVEIGGALKNVLAIAAGAAVGRGFGASAQAALVTRGFAELRRIGQAMGARPETIMGLSGLGDLMLTCSSSQSRNYSYGLALGRGEDLTNRPLAEGVATAPIAAELCRKHAISAPIIDATGALLDGTITIDKAVTALLNRPLKTED from the coding sequence ATGAGCGAAAAGACTAGCAAGATTGCTATTCTGGGTGGCGGCGCCTGGGGCACGGCCCTTGCGGCTATGGCATGCAGCAGCGGCCATGATACATGGCTATATGCCCGCGACGAGGCGATGGTCGAAGCCATCAACCGGACACACCGCAATCCGCGCTATCTGGGCGAGATCGAACTTCCCGGCGCTATAAATGCAAGCACGGACGTGGCTGCTGTCGCCGAACATGCGGATGCCGTTCTAGCCGTCATTCCCGCGCAGGCCATGCGCGCCGGGCTTTCGCAGTTGAGCAGTCTTATTCCGCAAACCGCACCCGTCGTGCTCTGCGCGAAAGGGATCGAACGCAGCACTGGACGGCTGATGTCGGAAATCGTAGCCGAAGTTCTGCCGAACCATCGGATCGCAGCGCTATCCGGTCCGAGTTTTGCAACAGACGTCGCCAAAGGGCTTCCGACCGCCGTGACGGTTGCCTGCGAGGAAGCAGCAATTGCCGATCGGCTCGCAGCACTTTTGTCCGGTCCAGCCTTCCGATGCTATTCGACAACCGATCTCAAAGGGGTCGAAATCGGCGGTGCTTTGAAAAATGTCCTCGCTATTGCTGCCGGTGCTGCCGTCGGGCGCGGGTTCGGCGCAAGCGCGCAGGCCGCTCTCGTCACGCGCGGGTTTGCGGAACTCCGCCGTATCGGTCAGGCCATGGGTGCCAGACCCGAAACCATCATGGGGCTTTCCGGCCTTGGCGATCTGATGCTGACGTGCTCTTCGTCGCAGTCACGCAATTACTCCTACGGGCTGGCACTCGGACGCGGCGAGGATCTGACCAATCGCCCGCTTGCCGAAGGCGTGGCGACCGCACCGATTGCCGCCGAGCTATGCCGCAAACATGCTATCTCCGCACCTATCATCGATGCGACGGGTGCACTGCTTGACGGTACCATCACCATTGACAAAGCCGTGACGGCTCTGCTCAACCGACCACTCAAAACCGAGGACTAG
- the tsaD gene encoding tRNA (adenosine(37)-N6)-threonylcarbamoyltransferase complex transferase subunit TsaD yields the protein MRILGIETSCDETAAAIVERDGQGEGRILSNVVLSQIAEHEPYGGVVPEIAARAHVEALDRLVARALEDADMKLADVDAVAATAGPGLIGGLIVGLMTAKALAMAAQKPFYAVNHLEGHALTARLTDGLPFPYLLLLVSGGHTQMVLIRGIGDYERLGTTIDDALGEAFDKTAKLLGLPYPGGPAVERMALQGNPKRFALPRPLKGEARLDFSFSGLKTAVRQTATELVPLSDQDVADICASFQAAVADTLSDRVGRSLERFRNEFPDCETPALVVAGGVAANKTLRAALETLCARHGFSFIAPPLDLCTDNAAMIAWAGAERAATEAPDSLDLAPRSRWPLDEKSAPLIGTGRRGAKA from the coding sequence ATGCGCATTCTTGGAATAGAAACAAGTTGCGACGAAACAGCCGCCGCAATCGTCGAACGTGACGGTCAAGGTGAAGGACGGATTCTGTCCAATGTGGTTTTGAGCCAGATCGCCGAGCACGAACCCTATGGCGGTGTGGTGCCGGAAATTGCCGCACGCGCCCATGTCGAAGCGCTAGACCGGCTGGTTGCGCGCGCGCTCGAAGATGCCGACATGAAGCTTGCCGACGTCGATGCGGTGGCCGCCACGGCAGGACCGGGGCTGATCGGCGGACTGATCGTCGGGCTGATGACCGCCAAGGCACTGGCCATGGCGGCACAGAAGCCGTTTTATGCCGTCAACCACCTGGAAGGCCATGCATTGACGGCACGTCTGACCGACGGCCTGCCGTTTCCTTATCTGCTGCTGCTCGTTTCCGGCGGTCATACGCAGATGGTGCTGATACGCGGTATTGGCGACTACGAACGCCTCGGCACCACTATTGACGACGCGCTGGGCGAAGCCTTCGACAAAACGGCAAAGCTTTTGGGTCTGCCTTATCCGGGCGGTCCAGCAGTCGAACGTATGGCGCTTCAGGGCAATCCGAAGCGATTCGCCCTGCCGCGACCGCTGAAGGGCGAAGCACGGCTCGATTTTTCCTTTTCCGGTCTCAAGACAGCGGTGCGCCAGACGGCAACAGAACTGGTTCCATTGTCGGATCAGGACGTGGCCGATATTTGCGCCTCTTTCCAGGCTGCAGTCGCCGACACGCTGTCCGACCGGGTGGGCCGGTCACTTGAACGTTTCAGAAACGAATTTCCCGATTGCGAAACACCGGCGCTTGTCGTTGCGGGCGGGGTCGCGGCCAACAAGACCTTGCGCGCCGCGCTCGAAACTCTTTGCGCCCGGCACGGTTTCAGCTTCATCGCTCCGCCGCTCGATCTATGCACCGACAATGCTGCAATGATTGCCTGGGCCGGTGCCGAACGGGCCGCAACGGAAGCTCCTGATTCGCTCGATCTTGCACCACGCTCGCGCTGGCCGCTTGACGAGAAGTCGGCTCCGCTGATCGGAACCGGACGACGTGGAGCCAAGGCATGA